A part of Gadus morhua chromosome 17, gadMor3.0, whole genome shotgun sequence genomic DNA contains:
- the kcnj10a gene encoding ATP-sensitive inward rectifier potassium channel 10 — protein MTSVTPPSSEDSSPQKLCHSTTQTDVTKPLLGPSGPGAETNSTGANSAGALRRRRRVLSKDGRSNVLIEHVSGRSALYLRDLWTTFLDMQWRYKLFLFSATFAGTWFLFGLLWYLVALVHGDLLEFDPLPSNHTPCVMEMRTLTGAFLFSLESQTTIGYGFRCITEECPHAIILLIVQLVITMVMEIFITGTFLAKVARPKKRGETVKFSQYALVSNYQGRPCLMIRVANMRKSLLLGCQVTGKLLQTSLTKEGETVRLDQQNVPFQVDTSSDSPFLIIPLTFYHVIDHTSPLRPWASKGVSWSGPELADFELLVILSATVEPTSATCQVRTSYLPEEIMWGYEFPPVVSLSPSGKYVADFAIFDKVAKASSPPLFQRDTRCPSDKGGGEEPPEKVRLEEDYKGEEKGRGKEKGERGRGGRNSSPHSVRISNV, from the exons ATGACCTCGGTCACGCCCCCCTCCTCCGAGGACTCCTCCCCCCAGAAGCTCTGCCACTCCACGACGCAGACCGACGTCACCAAGCCCCTTCTGGGCCCCTCGGGGCCGGGAGCCGAGACCAACAGCACGGGGGCCAACAGTGCAGGGGCCCTCCGCAGGCGGCGGCGCGTGCTCTCCAAGGACGGCCGCAGCAATGTCCTGATTGAGCACGTGAGCGGCCGCAGCGCCCTGTACTTGCGCGACCTCTGGACCACCTTCCTGGACATGCAGTGGCGCTACAAGCTCTTCCTGTTCTCCGCCACCTTCGCCGGCACCTGGTTCCTGTTCGGCCTGCTCTGGTACCTGGTGGCCCTGGTGCACGGCGACCTGctgg agtTCGACCCCCTGCCGTccaaccacacgccctgcgtgATGGAGATGAGGACTCTGACAGGagccttcctcttctccctggaGTCCCAGACCACCATCGGCTACGGCTTCCGCTGCATCACAGAGGAGTGTCCCCACgccatcatcctcctcatcgtccAGCTGGTCATCACCATGGTGATGGAGATCTTCATCACCGGCACCTTCCTCGCAAAG GTGGCCAGGCCGAAGAAGAGGGGTGAGACGGTGAAGTTCAGTCAGTACGCGCTGGTGTCCAACTACCAGGGCCGGCCCTGCCTCATGATCAGAGTGGCCAACATGCGCAAGAGCTTGCTGCTGGGCTGCCAG gtgacgGGGAAGCTGCTCCAGACGTCGCTGACCAAGGAGGGCGAGACGGTGCGTCTGGACCAGCAGAACGTCCCCTTCCAGGTGGACACGTCCAGCGACAGCCCCTTCCTCATCATCCCTCTCACCTTCTACCACGTCATCGACCACACCAGCCCCCTGCGCCCCTGGGCCAGCAAAG GGGTGAGCTGGTCAGGGCCGGAGCTGGCCGACTTTGAGCTGCTGGTTATCCTGAGCGCCACGGTGGAGCCCACCTCCGCCACCTGCCAGGTGCGCACCTCCTACCTGCCCGAGGAGATCATGTGGGGCTACGAGTTCCCGCCGGTTGTCTCCCTGTCGCCCTCCGGGAAATACGTGGCCGACTTCGCCATATTCGACAAGGTGGCCAAGGCTTCGTCGCCGCCCCTTTTCCAGCGGGACACCCGTTGCCCCAGCgacaaggggggaggggaggagcccCCCGAGAAGGTGCGCCTGGAGGAGGACTacaagggggaggagaaggggagggggaaggaaaagggggagagggggcggggggggaggaacAGCAGCCCCCACAGTGTGCGCATCAGCaatgtgtag